The following coding sequences lie in one Polyodon spathula isolate WHYD16114869_AA chromosome 15, ASM1765450v1, whole genome shotgun sequence genomic window:
- the LOC121327475 gene encoding dynein light chain Tctex-type 1-like, which translates to MEDYQPNDEVSFNADEASNYVKECIESIIGGVDYNQNKVNQWTASIVEHSLTQLVKQGKPFKYIVNCAVMQKSGAGLHTANSCYWDTATDGNCTVRWENRTMYCVVSVFAVAVTL; encoded by the exons ATGGAGGACTACCAACCTAACGATGAG GTTTCCTTTAATGCAGATGAGGCCAGCAACTACGTCAAAGAG TGCATTGAAAGTATCATTGGTGGGGTGGACTACAATCAAAACAAAGTGAACCAGTGGACAGCCAGTATTGTGGAACACTCTCTAACTCAGCTTGTTAAACAAGGGAAACCTTTTAAATACATTG TAAACTGCGCTGTAATGCAGAAGAGTGGAGCTGGTCTACACACAGCCAATTCCTGTTACTGGGACACTGCTACGGATG GAAACTGCACAGTAAGATGGGAGAATCGGACCATGTATTGCGTCGTCTCTGTTTTTGCAGTTGCTGTCACCCTGTAG
- the LOC121328122 gene encoding cytochrome b-245 heavy chain-like isoform X2, with the protein MGNWVVNEGLSILVILVWLGINIFLFVYYYIVYLDERFYYTRVLIGDALSWARAPAACLNFNCMLILLPVCRNLLSFVRGSCKCCSRNIMRQLDRNITFHKLVAYMIAFHTAIHIIAHLFNFERFMDAQLEKSKTIAYVLSQIGNGDNRLYLNPIRTNDTNPTFVAFTTVAGLSGVASTLALILIITSSMEVIRRSYFEVFWFTHHLFVIFFIGLVIHGIGEIVRGQTASSVLLNKPSDCESQYENWGNIPECPIPEFTGNPPMTWKWVIGPMVLYMFERLVRFWRSKQKVVITKLEWHPFTLTSAPEEDHFSVHIRIVGDWTQQLFEACGGEKKEFQEAWKLPKMAVDGPFGTASEDVFRYEVVMLVGAGIGVTPFASVLKSVWYRYFNNDTGLIPKKIYFYWLCRETNAFEWFADLLQSLETQMLEKGNADFLSYRIYLTGWDEAQAAHFTVHHEEENDPITGLKQKTLYGRPNWENEFKTIAGNHPGARIGVFLCGPEVLAKSLSKHSINYSDADPRGVHFIFNKENF; encoded by the exons ATGGGCAACTGGGTGGTAAACGAGGGACTTTCTATCTTAGTCATT TTGGTATGGCTTGGGATCAATATATTCCTCTTCGTGTATTATTATATAGTCTACCTAGATGAACGGTTCTACTACACAAGGGTCCTGATTGGG GATGCATTATCCTGGGCCCGGGCTCCTGCAGCCTGTCTGAATTTCAACTGTATGCTCATCCTTCTACCAGTCTGCAGAAATCTACTGTCCTTCGTCAGAGGATCTTGTAAA tgctgcAGTCGGAACATTATGAGACAGCTGGACAGAAACATCACCTTTCACAAACTGGTTGCTTACATGATAGCCTTTCACACTG CTATACACATTATAGCTCATTTGTTTAACTTTGAGAGGTTCATGGACGCCCAGTTGGAAAAAAGTAAAACTATTGCATATGTGCTTTCACAGATTGGCAATGGAGATAATAGGCTTTATTTGAACCCTATAAGAACAAATGATaca AATCCAACATTTGTGGCTTTCACAACCGTGGCTGGACTAAGTGGAGTTGCCAGTACTTTAGCTTTAATCTTAATTATTACGTCATCCATGGAGGTCATCCGGAGGTCTTACTTTGAGGTCTTCTGGTTTACCCATCATCTCTTTGTCATCTTTTTCATTGGGCTGGTCATTCATGGAATCGG GGAAATAGTACGTGGCCAAACTGCAAGCAGCGTTCTTCTAAACAAACCAAGCGACTGTGAATCTCAATATGAAAACTGGGGGAACATCCCTGAATGTCCCATACCTGAGTTCACAGGAAACCCTCCAATG ACATGGAAGTGGGTGATTGGCCCCATGGTTTTGTACATGTTTGAAAGGTTGGTGAGATTCTGGCGCTCAAAACAAAAAGTCGTCATCACAAAG CTGGAGTGGCACCCCTTCACCCTGACGTCTGCCCCGGAAGAAGATCACTTCAGTGTTCACATCCGAATAGTTGGCGACTGGACACAGCAGCTGTTTGAGGCTTGTGGGGGTGAAAAAAAGGAGTTCCAAGAAGCATGGAAGCTGCCAAA AATGGCTGTTGATGGACCCTTTGGTACGGCCAGTGAGGATGTGTTTCGATATGAAGTGGTCATGCTTGTGGGGGCTGGAATTGGAGTCACTCCATTTGCTTCTGTCCTCAAGTCGGTCTGGTACAGATACTTCAACAACGACACCGGTTTAATACCTAAAAAG ATCTACTTTTACTGGCTGTGCAGAGAGACCAACGCGTTTGAGTGGTTTGCTGATCTATTGCAGTCCCTGGAGACTCAGATGCTGGAGAAGGGCAACGCAGACTTCCTAAGCTACAGAATCTATCTGACTGGCTGGGATGAGGCTCAG gccGCCCATTTTACTGTCCATCACGAAGAGGAGAATGATCCAATAACAGGACTCAAGCAGAAAACACTTTACGGCCGACCCAACTGGGAGAACGAATTCAAAACCATTGCAGGCAACCATCCAGG tgcCAGGATTGGAGTGTTTTTATGTGGCCCTGAGGTTCTTGCGAAATCCCTGAGCAAGCACAGCATCAACTACTCGGACGCTGACCCGCGAGGAGTGCACTTCATCTTCAACAAGGAGAACTTCTAA
- the LOC121328122 gene encoding cytochrome b-245 heavy chain-like isoform X1: MGNWVVNEGLSILVILVWLGINIFLFVYYYIVYLDERFYYTRVLIGDALSWARAPAACLNFNCMLILLPVCRNLLSFVRGSCKCCSRNIMRQLDRNITFHKLVAYMIAFHTAIHIIAHLFNFERFMDAQLEKSKTIAYVLSQIGNGDNRLYLNPIRTNDTNPTFVAFTTVAGLSGVASTLALILIITSSMEVIRRSYFEVFWFTHHLFVIFFIGLVIHGIGEIVRGQTASSVLLNKPSDCESQYENWGNIPECPIPEFTGNPPMTWKWVIGPMVLYMFERLVRFWRSKQKVVITKVVIHPSKTLELQMKKKGFKMEVGQYVNLQCPSVSQLEWHPFTLTSAPEEDHFSVHIRIVGDWTQQLFEACGGEKKEFQEAWKLPKMAVDGPFGTASEDVFRYEVVMLVGAGIGVTPFASVLKSVWYRYFNNDTGLIPKKIYFYWLCRETNAFEWFADLLQSLETQMLEKGNADFLSYRIYLTGWDEAQAAHFTVHHEEENDPITGLKQKTLYGRPNWENEFKTIAGNHPGARIGVFLCGPEVLAKSLSKHSINYSDADPRGVHFIFNKENF; the protein is encoded by the exons ATGGGCAACTGGGTGGTAAACGAGGGACTTTCTATCTTAGTCATT TTGGTATGGCTTGGGATCAATATATTCCTCTTCGTGTATTATTATATAGTCTACCTAGATGAACGGTTCTACTACACAAGGGTCCTGATTGGG GATGCATTATCCTGGGCCCGGGCTCCTGCAGCCTGTCTGAATTTCAACTGTATGCTCATCCTTCTACCAGTCTGCAGAAATCTACTGTCCTTCGTCAGAGGATCTTGTAAA tgctgcAGTCGGAACATTATGAGACAGCTGGACAGAAACATCACCTTTCACAAACTGGTTGCTTACATGATAGCCTTTCACACTG CTATACACATTATAGCTCATTTGTTTAACTTTGAGAGGTTCATGGACGCCCAGTTGGAAAAAAGTAAAACTATTGCATATGTGCTTTCACAGATTGGCAATGGAGATAATAGGCTTTATTTGAACCCTATAAGAACAAATGATaca AATCCAACATTTGTGGCTTTCACAACCGTGGCTGGACTAAGTGGAGTTGCCAGTACTTTAGCTTTAATCTTAATTATTACGTCATCCATGGAGGTCATCCGGAGGTCTTACTTTGAGGTCTTCTGGTTTACCCATCATCTCTTTGTCATCTTTTTCATTGGGCTGGTCATTCATGGAATCGG GGAAATAGTACGTGGCCAAACTGCAAGCAGCGTTCTTCTAAACAAACCAAGCGACTGTGAATCTCAATATGAAAACTGGGGGAACATCCCTGAATGTCCCATACCTGAGTTCACAGGAAACCCTCCAATG ACATGGAAGTGGGTGATTGGCCCCATGGTTTTGTACATGTTTGAAAGGTTGGTGAGATTCTGGCGCTCAAAACAAAAAGTCGTCATCACAAAG GTGGTTATTCATCCTTCCAAAACACTTGAGCTGCAGATGAAGAAGAAGGGGTTCAAGATGGAGGTTGGCCAGTATGTTAACCTTCAGTGCCCCTCTGTCTCCCAGCTGGAGTGGCACCCCTTCACCCTGACGTCTGCCCCGGAAGAAGATCACTTCAGTGTTCACATCCGAATAGTTGGCGACTGGACACAGCAGCTGTTTGAGGCTTGTGGGGGTGAAAAAAAGGAGTTCCAAGAAGCATGGAAGCTGCCAAA AATGGCTGTTGATGGACCCTTTGGTACGGCCAGTGAGGATGTGTTTCGATATGAAGTGGTCATGCTTGTGGGGGCTGGAATTGGAGTCACTCCATTTGCTTCTGTCCTCAAGTCGGTCTGGTACAGATACTTCAACAACGACACCGGTTTAATACCTAAAAAG ATCTACTTTTACTGGCTGTGCAGAGAGACCAACGCGTTTGAGTGGTTTGCTGATCTATTGCAGTCCCTGGAGACTCAGATGCTGGAGAAGGGCAACGCAGACTTCCTAAGCTACAGAATCTATCTGACTGGCTGGGATGAGGCTCAG gccGCCCATTTTACTGTCCATCACGAAGAGGAGAATGATCCAATAACAGGACTCAAGCAGAAAACACTTTACGGCCGACCCAACTGGGAGAACGAATTCAAAACCATTGCAGGCAACCATCCAGG tgcCAGGATTGGAGTGTTTTTATGTGGCCCTGAGGTTCTTGCGAAATCCCTGAGCAAGCACAGCATCAACTACTCGGACGCTGACCCGCGAGGAGTGCACTTCATCTTCAACAAGGAGAACTTCTAA